In Streptomyces canus, one DNA window encodes the following:
- a CDS encoding DUF1949 domain-containing protein, with translation MADLERVEASESGGVIRFTRPGPGWTTCARPGARAGYGEAVTVAIRLPDADVEAFRAWLAAITAETATFELGIGAYGAA, from the coding sequence ATGGCCGACTTGGAACGGGTAGAGGCCTCGGAGTCCGGCGGCGTCATCCGCTTCACCAGGCCGGGACCAGGCTGGACGACCTGTGCTCGACCCGGCGCGAGGGCCGGATACGGCGAGGCCGTGACGGTCGCGATCAGACTTCCGGACGCCGATGTCGAGGCGTTCCGGGCCTGGCTCGCCGCCATCACGGCCGAGACGGCCACGTTCGAGCTCGGGATAGGGGCGTACGGGGCCGCGTGA
- a CDS encoding RICIN domain-containing protein: MRPMRIGAGTVKALAAATVVFAALLPVQPAYAATTNFYVDPVNGSDGNSGTSTGAAFKTIQAAETAVRAANANMTDDIVVNLRGGTYPLTAPISFGTSDSGTNGHTVVYQAYNGETPVITSGKAVTGWTAAANGEYKASVGTLNFRQLYVNGVRATRSRFPDVGSDFQLQSSDRPNKLLKVLSSQVSNWDHLNQVEMMLETSWGESFLRLKSISSSNGTANVSIQDHEAGILFQRPFPWLGDGSPLHFENAHEFLNEPGEFYVDTAAQTVYYKPRPGEDMSTATVRAPTLKTLVDIKGTNLGSPVHDLRFSGITFTQTTWMEATDNGYLNAQGGNYNISADNSNNQYVDRPPAGVQASYADRLAFTGNTFTQMGASALDLHHGVHDSSVTGNLIRDISGNGIMVGKFSDPTVEYHTVYNPPASPPGEDAREVVKNVTVKNNLITRIGEDYLGTAGINAGFVNSTTIDHNDISDTPWAGISLGWGWQSAANAEGNNSVSYNRIGNVMNRLCDSAGIYHLSNDPGTVINGNYVHDAIRVPSACGNAVHGVYLDEGSDNMTLSNNVLSRTDGFINQNHNGSNVTLTNNTTSGDSVIKASGLESAYQGLATKLNLAYNKSVSSSSVYDSGTPAANAVDNNNSTGWSPTGSDSSAWWQVDLGQAYQLGQFSLTTRQNLDQSETRGNFEIRASNDPSFGSYTVLGRQTDTLPLAATLTSNVDVRQQFRYVRVAKTDGAYFYITDFSVQRADGALEDSTGTPTISPSTFYTIKNVNSSQMMDVYGWSTADGGSVVQWPSTGGANQQWTIVPVTGQLYKIVNRNSGKALEMNFSSHWKGTAAQQGTYGGGNNQLWYFEPTSGGYLIRNFESKQILQVNNASTTNGAATEQWMPLNQSNQAWTIQ; encoded by the coding sequence ATGAGACCCATGCGCATCGGCGCGGGGACGGTCAAGGCGCTCGCAGCGGCAACTGTCGTCTTCGCGGCACTACTGCCCGTTCAACCCGCCTACGCGGCCACGACGAACTTCTACGTCGACCCTGTCAACGGCAGTGACGGCAACTCGGGAACCAGCACCGGCGCGGCGTTCAAGACCATCCAGGCCGCCGAGACCGCGGTCCGAGCCGCCAACGCGAACATGACCGACGACATCGTCGTGAACCTGCGCGGAGGCACCTACCCCCTCACCGCCCCGATCAGCTTCGGCACCAGTGACTCGGGCACCAACGGCCACACGGTCGTCTACCAGGCGTACAACGGTGAGACGCCCGTGATCACCAGTGGCAAGGCCGTCACCGGCTGGACCGCGGCTGCCAACGGGGAGTACAAGGCGTCCGTGGGCACCCTCAACTTCCGGCAGTTGTACGTCAACGGGGTCCGCGCCACCCGATCCCGCTTCCCCGACGTCGGCTCGGACTTCCAGCTGCAAAGCAGTGACCGTCCCAACAAGCTGCTGAAGGTGCTCAGTTCGCAGGTCTCCAACTGGGACCACCTCAACCAGGTCGAGATGATGCTCGAGACGTCGTGGGGCGAGAGCTTCCTGCGGCTGAAGTCGATCAGCTCCAGCAACGGCACCGCCAACGTGTCGATCCAGGACCACGAGGCAGGCATCCTCTTCCAGCGCCCCTTCCCGTGGCTCGGCGACGGCTCTCCCCTGCACTTCGAGAACGCCCACGAGTTCCTCAACGAGCCGGGCGAGTTCTACGTCGACACGGCCGCGCAGACCGTCTACTACAAACCCCGTCCCGGCGAGGACATGTCCACGGCCACCGTGCGGGCGCCGACGCTCAAGACCCTTGTCGACATCAAGGGCACGAACCTCGGCAGCCCCGTCCACGACCTGCGCTTCTCCGGGATCACCTTCACCCAGACCACCTGGATGGAGGCGACCGACAACGGCTACCTCAACGCCCAGGGCGGCAACTACAACATCTCGGCCGACAACTCCAACAACCAGTACGTCGACCGTCCGCCGGCCGGCGTCCAGGCCTCCTACGCCGACCGCCTCGCCTTCACCGGCAACACCTTCACCCAGATGGGTGCCAGCGCCCTCGACCTGCACCACGGCGTGCACGACAGCAGCGTGACCGGCAACCTGATCCGCGACATCTCCGGCAACGGAATCATGGTCGGCAAGTTCTCCGACCCGACCGTGGAGTACCACACCGTCTACAACCCGCCCGCCTCACCGCCCGGTGAGGACGCCCGGGAGGTGGTCAAGAACGTCACCGTCAAGAACAACCTCATCACCCGGATCGGGGAGGACTACCTGGGAACCGCGGGCATCAACGCGGGCTTCGTCAACAGCACCACCATCGACCACAACGACATCTCCGACACTCCGTGGGCCGGCATCTCGCTCGGCTGGGGCTGGCAGTCGGCGGCCAACGCCGAAGGCAACAACAGCGTCAGCTACAACCGCATCGGCAACGTGATGAACCGGCTGTGCGACTCCGCCGGTATCTACCACCTCTCGAACGACCCGGGCACGGTCATCAACGGCAACTACGTCCACGACGCGATACGAGTGCCGTCCGCCTGCGGCAACGCCGTGCACGGCGTCTACCTGGACGAGGGGTCGGACAACATGACCCTTTCGAACAACGTGCTCTCGCGCACCGACGGCTTCATCAACCAGAACCACAACGGCTCCAACGTCACGCTCACCAACAACACGACGTCCGGCGACTCGGTGATCAAGGCCTCCGGTCTTGAGTCCGCCTACCAGGGGCTGGCGACGAAGCTCAACCTCGCCTACAACAAGTCGGTGTCCTCCTCGTCGGTCTACGATTCCGGCACGCCGGCCGCGAACGCCGTCGACAACAACAACTCGACCGGCTGGTCGCCCACCGGAAGTGACTCCTCGGCGTGGTGGCAGGTCGACCTGGGGCAGGCCTACCAGCTGGGACAGTTCTCACTGACGACCCGCCAGAACCTGGACCAGTCCGAGACCCGCGGCAACTTCGAGATCCGGGCCTCCAACGACCCGTCCTTCGGCAGCTACACCGTCCTGGGACGTCAGACGGACACCCTGCCGCTCGCCGCGACGCTCACGAGCAACGTCGACGTCCGCCAGCAGTTCCGCTACGTGCGGGTCGCCAAGACCGACGGCGCGTACTTCTACATCACGGACTTCAGTGTGCAGCGGGCCGACGGGGCGCTGGAGGACTCGACCGGTACGCCGACCATCAGCCCGTCGACGTTCTACACGATCAAGAACGTCAACAGCAGTCAGATGATGGACGTCTACGGATGGTCCACCGCCGACGGCGGCAGCGTCGTCCAGTGGCCGAGCACCGGTGGCGCCAACCAGCAGTGGACCATCGTTCCGGTCACCGGGCAGCTCTACAAGATCGTGAACAGGAACAGCGGCAAGGCCCTCGAGATGAACTTCTCCAGCCACTGGAAGGGGACCGCGGCGCAGCAGGGAACCTACGGCGGTGGCAACAACCAGCTGTGGTACTTCGAGCCGACCAGCGGCGGATACCTCATCCGCAACTTCGAGAGCAAGCAGATCCTGCAGGTGAACAACGCCTCGACGACGAACGGAGCCGCCACCGAACAGTGGATGCCCCTGAACCAGTCCAACCAGGCTTGGACGATCCAGTGA